From Diprion similis isolate iyDipSimi1 chromosome 5, iyDipSimi1.1, whole genome shotgun sequence, the proteins below share one genomic window:
- the LOC124406341 gene encoding WD repeat-containing protein WRAP73-like, with the protein MTLEAANEIFRTNNHLCRFSSDGRFLAFAFQGNLVIKNTGTFDTFLSFPFVDIIEYIEWSPDSEYILCATFKKAIIQVFSICYPDWRCKLTEGSSGLEQVTWTPDSRHIITTGDFNIQISIWSLENRSVTYIQNIKSSFSKVLHFSPDGKRLALVLNNGESNVALYKTNNWKISRKLICERLKSIDGISWSPNSDLLCIWSSDVIDSKLLIFSTASESLVGSYVPDEEFKDCEYTKNEFARKLKGINRVKWITGGQLLAVAGHGELVVLLNYLTWKPLLLLYHDPIIRENNYRTKVYKECVMQVKDSNKQPSLHNRHIMEEVIARPISLPVVKRDLISGNSVPEIDILEFSACGRYLATRHQAYPTTLWIWNILSDTTDYLILHNAITSVLWNPTGTSLLAFTESSNIFEWSPDSAACVPTPKGISVADARWHPHGKIAVLCGYNKAAIYLTQSCD; encoded by the exons ATGACACTTGAAGCggcgaatgaaatatttcgcaCAAACAATCACTTGTGCAGATTTTCGAGTGATGGAAGATTTTTGGCATTCGCGTTTCAGGGCAATTTagtgataaaaaatactgGAACCTTTGATACATTTCTCTCGTTTCCATTCGTCGATATCATAGAG tacaTCGAGTGGTCTCCTGATAGCGAATACATTTTATGCGCTACCTTCAAAAAAGCCATTATTCAAGTATTTTCGATCTGTTATCCGGACTGGAGATGCAAGCTAACGGAGGGTAGCTCTGGTTTAGAACAGGTCACCTGGACACCGGACAGTCGGCATATTATCACTACTGGAGATTTTAAC ATACAAATATCTATATGGTCCTTGGAGAATAGATCTGTTACTTATATACAGAACATCAAGTCGTCGTTTAGCAAAGTTCTACATTTTAGTCCTGATGGAAAGAGGTTGGCCCTCGTTTTAAATAACGGGGAGAGTAATGTTGCTCTatacaaaacaaataattgGAAGATAAGTAGG aaaTTGATATGCGAACGTTTGAAGAGCATCGATGGCATATCATGGTCCCCAAATAGCGATTTACTTTGCATTTGGTCCTCTGACGTTATCGAttctaaattattaattttttcaaccgctTCGGAGAGTCTTGTCGGTTCATACGTACCTGACGAAGAATTTAAAGATTGTGAATACACCAAAAATGAATTTGCCAGAAAGCTAAAGGGCATTAACAGGGTGAAATGGATCACTGGTGGACAATTATTAGCTGTTGCAGGACACGGCGAATTG GTTGTTCTGTTGAATTATTTGACCTGGAAGCCTTTGTTGTTGCTTTACCACGACCCAATAATACGGGAGAATAACTATCGTACTAAAGTGTACAAAGAATGTGTTATGCAAGTTAAGGATTCCAACAAGCAACCTTCGCTGCACAATCGGCACATCA tggaAGAGGTGATTGCACGACCTATAAGTCTCCCGGTAGTGAAAAGAGACTTAATTAGCGGAAATTCAGTGCCTGAAATAGATATTCTTGAGTTCAGCGCTTGTGGCAGATACTTGGCTACGAGACATCAGGCGTATCCCACGACATTGTGGATCTGGAACATACTGTCGGACACCACTGACTATCTCATATTGCATAACGCGATAACTA gtGTACTATGGAATCCCACAGGTACTAGTTTACTAGCATTTACCGAGAGTTCGAACATTTTCGAATGGTCACCCGATTCTGCCGCTTGTGTACCGACGCCTAAAGGAATATCAGTTGCCGACGCTCGATGGCATCCGCACGGCAAAATCGCAGTTCTGTGCGGTTATAACAAGGCTGCTATCTATCTCACGCAATCTtgcgattaa
- the LOC124406335 gene encoding probable elongator complex protein 2, with translation MKKHEIGETVKTSYISCACNRSPHSADWGNNDLLCYGARNAVAIYDRQASKTGKVLLTLHKHSNQVTVVRWIRRRNGEPETELISGSTDGTTIIWSKFGLTYRPATTLKDTSAVRIASAQYLNESNSRLLICTGNTDGQIKLWERGETGDEASCLQIVEFSRKLPIESALWFLPESNTPLLAIAVEDSTIQLFCRRLGNDGETTFVKVQSLAGHEDWVRCLDFTFDNDGDVLLASGSQDSMIRLWRISVQTEDEVQSNELRQKKEIFLADDKEYTVALESILISHEGWVYGVHWHPPEFEEKRRRQPMKLLSSSLDKTMILWEPDSSSGIWLESVRVGDVGGNSLGFYGCKFGPRGSSLLAHGYLGSFHIWEYSEKSRNWAARSAPGGHFLDVVDLCWDPKGRFLLTTSADQTTRAHTPWKDEAGETWHEIGRPQVHGFDMSCLAMLTPYIFASGAEEKVVRTFTAPATFVNYLKKLSNADDFAGSMPESASVPALGLTNKAVFDGEVAPGENLYVGNSRDLDFGKPPTEEELIQHTLWPELQKLYGHGYEVFSMAGRHDGTLLATCCKSSSAEHAAIILWDTATWKIQQKLMAHQLTVTQLAFSPNNEYLLSVSRDRRWSLFTCDKNQYNLSAASSKRDSLHSRIIWCCAWSNDSKYFATGSRDGKIGIWCPAEFKTKEYLPITSMEVKDASITALAFAPVNVARDSYVLAVGFESGDIEIQKIIFKGSSQVFRKYLTLNSSHAHHLTVKRLSFRPCIDISQSEILQLASCGSDNTVKIHDLRFKDLSLL, from the coding sequence ATGAAGAAACACGAAATCGGCGAAACGGTGAAAACCTCATACATAAGCTGCGCGTGTAATCGATCGCCACATTCGGCGGATTGGGGAAATAACGATTTGCTTTGTTACGGAGCCCGAAATGCGGTAGCGATTTACGACCGCCAAGCGTCGAAAACCGGCAAGGTCTTACTGACGCTGCACAAACACAGCAATCAAGTGACGGTTGTACGTTGGATAAGGCGAAGAAATGGCGAACCAGAGACGGAGCTGATATCTGGATCAACGGATGGCACAACCATAATCTGGTCGAAATTTGGGCTCACTTACAGGCCAGCGACTACGCTGAAAGACACAAGCGCTGTGAGAATAGCAAGCGCACAATATCTCAACGAGTCGAATTCCAGACTGCTGATATGCACAGGCAACACGGACGGTCAGATAAAGCTCTGGGAGAGAGGCGAGACTGGAGACGAGGCAAGCTGCCTCcaaatcgttgaattttctaGAAAATTACCCATCGAATCGGCTCTCTGGTTCTTGCCCGAGTCGAATACACCGCTCCTTGCAATCGCAGTTGAAGACTCGACGATTCAGCTGTTCTGTCGGCGCCTAGGTAATGATGGAGAGACTACATTTGTGAAGGTCCAGAGTCTCGCCGGGCACGAAGACTGGGTGCGATGTTTGGATTTCACCTTCGACAACGACGGCGATGTGCTATTGGCCAGCGGCTCTCAGGACAGCATGATACGTCTGTGGCGTATATCTGTGCAGACCGAGGATGAAGTTCAGAGCAACGAGCTGCGACAGAagaaggaaatatttttagcTGATGACAAAGAGTACACCGTTGCCCTTGAGTCGATTTTGATAAGCCACGAGGGTTGGGTTTACGGGGTGCATTGGCACCCTCcagaatttgaagaaaagagGCGACGCCAGCCGATGAAATTGCTCTCCTCTTCCCTCGACAAAACGATGATACTTTGGGAGCCTGACTCGAGTTCTGGAATATGGTTGGAGTCCGTCAGAGTGGGAGACGTCGGCGGGAATTCGCTCGGCTTTTATGGTTGTAAATTTGGCCCACGAGGAAGTTCGCTGCTGGCGCATGGATATCTAGGCTCGTTTCACATCTGGGAATATTCTGAGAAGAGCAGAAATTGGGCGGCGAGATCAGCGCCTGGCGGACACTTCTTAGATGTCGTTGATCTCTGCTGGGACCCCAAAGGGAGGTTTTTGTTGACGACAAGCGCCGATCAAACTACAAGAGCTCACACACCATGGAAAGATGAGGCGGGTGAAACTTGGCACGAAATCGGACGACCCCAAGTGCACGGATTCGATATGTCCTGTTTGGCAATGCTGACACCCTATATATTCGCATCCGGAGCTGAAGAAAAGGTCGTTAGAACTTTCACCGCTCCTGCGACGTTTGTTAATTATCTGAAGAAGCTGTCCAACGCTGACGATTTTGCTGGCTCCATGCCTGAAAGCGCCTCTGTTCCAGCTCTTGGACTCACAAATAAGGCAGTTTTCGACGGCGAAGTTGCTCCCGGGGAGAATTTGTATGTTGGAAATTCGAGGGATTTGGATTTTGGTAAACCGCCAACTGAGGAGGAGCTGATACAGCACACGCTCTGGCCGGAGTTACAGAAGCTGTACGGTCATGGATACGAGGTGTTTTCGATGGCTGGAAGACATGATGGGACTCTCCTGGCAACTTGCTGTAAATCCTCGTCCGCCGAACATGCCGCCATCATTCTGTGGGACACGGCGACATGGAAAATTCAACAGAAACTGATGGCGCATCAACTGACCGTGACACAGCTTGCGTTCTCCCCGAATAACGAGTACCTTTTATCCGTTTCTAGGGACAGGAGATGGTCCCTCTTCACCTGTGATAAAAATCAGTATAATTTGAGCGCCGCTAGTTCAAAACGAGACAGTCTTCACAGCAGAATTATTTGGTGCTGCGCGTGGTCGAACGATTCGAAGTACTTTGCGACGGGATCGAGAGACGGAAAAATCGGAATTTGGTGTCCTGCAGAATTCAAGACTAAGGAGTATCTTCCGATTACCAGTATGGAAGTAAAAGATGCGTCGATAACTGCGCTCGCTTTCGCTCCAGTCAACGTTGCACGAGATTCTTACGTTTTGGCTGTTGGTTTTGAGAGCGGCGATATTGAGATACAAAAAATCATATTCAAAGGAAGCTCTCAAGTGTTTAGGAAATACTTGACCTTGAACTCGTCTCACGCCCATCATCTTACTGTGAAGAGACTTTCGTTTAGAccatgtatagatatatcaCAAAGTGAAATTCTACAACTCGCCAGCTGCGGCTCCGACAATACAGTTAAAATTCACGACCTCAGATTTAAAGATCTCTCGCTGTTGTAA